GAACTTGGTTGAACGTGCTGATACTTTTGTCTTTTGCAAAATATTCACATGCTTGTGAGAAAACACGTGTGTCGTTTTCTACAAAGGCTTTCCTTGGTATTAGAGAGTTTTTTGGTCTCGCTGTTCCATCTGCAGCTATGGTCTGGTAATTATTCATTCATACActctctcttttatttttcatttaatttgcaATATGATATGTCTTATCGACTTTAAGTCCGCGCCACTGTGGCTACAAGATATTGTATTATAATTTGATATGCTTGTATTATAGTCTCAAATGGTGGGCATGTGAGTTGCTTGTTTTGCTAGCTGGACTTTTTCAAGATCCAAAGTTGGAGACATCGGTTCTTTCAATATggtaacatttattttaatttctagaTGGTATGGTTCCTATACTTAAGAAGAAAATGAAAGTACTAATCTATAACTTTTATGACCAGCTTGACAATATCTACATTGCATTTCACCATATCCTATGGGCTTGGGGCTGCTACTAGGTTTGTTTCTGacaatattttcatcataaaaTTAACATGTAAACATAGTAAAATAAAAAGTGTCGTTTGTTTTTTGTGACAGCACAAGAGTTTCAAATGAACTAGGAGCTGGAAATCCAAAAGCAGTTCGTTTTTCGGTTTGTACAGCAATGGTCCTTGCAATTACAGAGGCGCTTATTATAACTGCAATCCTATTAGGTTGCAAACATATCTTAGGTTATGCTTACACCAATGATAGTATGGTTGTTCATTATGTGGCTGCTATGACTCCTTTGTTATGTGCATCAATCTTTACGGATAGCTTGCAAGCAGTTCTTTCAGGTTTGAAACTATTCATTACACTCTTTTACTATTATTCACATGTTGTTGAGTTATATATTAgtatgaaattattattttttgaatattCAGGGGTTGCTAGAGGAAGTGGGTGGCAACATGTTGGAGCCTATGTGAATCTTGGAGCGTTTTATCTAGTAGGAATTCCTGTTGGTGTAGTGTTAGGGTTTGTTGTGCATTTCAGAGCAAAAGGCCTTTGGATTGGAATAGTTGCTGGCTCAATTGTGCAAACAGTTTTccttttcattattactgctcTTACAAATTGGAAAAAACAGGTTCACATTTTATAAACTTGATTATAATATTATCTAATATATAATTGATACAACTATGGTAGTATGTGTTTATGTGATAATAATACAAAGTATGTTTAATTTTTGTAGGCAATAATGGCTAGAGAGAGAATATTTGATGACACTTCATCTGATGAAAGTATAACAGATAACAAAACCAGTGTATAAAGCTAATTATTGGTTGTATTGTTTCTCTATTAAGAAAACATCCTTTGAAATATTATGTATTGATCATGTGTATATCATTCAATGAATTCATAGCTCTTGGATCAGCACCCTAGCAAGGTTACTTTTCTTGGTGACATCGCATGGGCTCTATTATCACTGACCTTCTCAAGGACTAACTTCCTCTTTGCTAGTGGTAATAGAGACATTCTTTCTGCATGATCAAAATTAAACAGTTAATCCGAAATGATAATAAACAGAAGTTGAGAATGAAATGgtgaaaaaaattacaaatgaaatcaTCAAGGCCCATATCATCGCCCTCCACTTCCATTTAATcccaaacatttaaaaaggaaacCAGTAATTGACATCGGGTCACACGTCCAATAAAAAGGAAACCTATGACCTCCCGCATTGTCAAGAGTGACCTTTGAGCACTTGTCATCGTCACGTACTCGGAAGAACTGcttcttttaatttttgtagtttgAGAAATACAAGGAGAATAGTCCCCTGTTCAGGAAGACGTTTATAAATATCTTGTTCCCCTTGTTAACCCTTTCCATACCATAGAAAGAGAAGAAGATGTTTTTGGTATGCGTGATCCCCAAACCTCCACATAAGATTTTGAACAACTTCACAAAGGCCAAACTATTAGGGTGAAATTAGGAGAAAACAATGTTGATCATCTTTAAAACCTCTAACTCAAAAATGGTGAAGGAGGTTTTTACCTTGGACCTTCATGTTTTTGTTCAACCACTTTGTCCTTACAAGCCTCGTGCTTGGGGCTATAAAATGTCGCGGATATTATAGTCTGAGCCTACATAGTATCATTGATTTCAGCCTACTCGCCTACGGTCATGTCATATGCATGAAAGACCTTAAAAAAAGCCAAGCGGGTTAGATCACTTGCTCGACACATGGGCAACGTCGTCACATCCTGAGATTGTTGGTGTTGGTTAAAATATAAATGTTAAAGAAGTCTTGCATGACTTAGTTTTGTAAAGGAAGAGGGAGCCTAACACTATATAATGGATTCACATTTTTCATTACAAAATGtactagtaaaaaaaattaaaattgtatttggCTTATTTTTTGTTCTCGAATACTCTTGCATTAGTGTTGTGAGGTGTACTTAAAAATTTTCTTTGTGGAGTATGGATGTACTAGGGGTCATGAGGGTGGTTGATAGTAGATTATGTGTTGTATTAATTTTCACATAGTTAATCTCTGGTTATCATTTACCAACGACTGTGGTTTTTTCTCCTGTATGGGAGTTTCCATGTTAAATTATCGTGTTCCTCTTTTTCTCTATGCATTTGTTTTTCCTAATAATTGGTATTAGAGCTTTTGGTTCAATATTAGAAGCACCTAATTAATTGAGATCAACTACGACAAAATGGTGTCACTGAATAAAAGAACCGTCATTTAGTTGAAATCGCACAGACCATTTTACTTCACCATAATGCCTCTTATTGTTTTTAGGGTGATTTCCTTCTCATACCTTATCACCTTATTAATCTAATGTCTTCTTCTATTCTTCAAGATAATATTCCATACTCTATCATGAACCTACAATATAATGTCTACCCTAAACATCTCGAGTTTTTGGTTGCAAATGCTTTGTTTATGACCTTAGTCTAGATAAAGACAACTTTTCTACCGAAATTTTCAAATGTTATTTTCTAGGCTACTtacttatacaaaaaaaaaagatatttgtGTTTTTGTCCCCAACTTTAATTATACATTATTTACAGTGATGTCACATTCTTTGAAACTTctccattttttctcttcttttgtgTCACTTGATGAGAATTTTACTTCAAATAATTGAGATAATCCTTCTATCATCCTCGCACCTAGTATCCCTTACCACAAATTCCTTGTGTGTCTACCAGCGATAGACACACCGTACATCAGAAGTAAGAGATGATATTGATCTACCAGCACCATCTTCTTCTCCAATTGCTCCACTAGTTACTTCGCTTACAGCTGAACTTCCATTAGCATTACAAAAAGGTATTTGGTCTCGTCATCCTAATTCTAATTATGCTTGTGTTTTAAAATATGACCATCTCTCTACTTCCTatgtttcttttgtttcttccttGGATTTTGTGTCTATCCCTAAGTCTATAAGTGAAGCAACATTTGATCCCAATTAGCGTCAGACTATGGTGGAAGAAATGGATGCATTACATTCAAATAGCACTTGGAAAACTGACTCTTTAACTCCAAACAAAACGATAGTGGGATTTCGATGGATTTATACAGTGAAAGTTTGACCATATGGTCAGGTCAATCGTTTCAAAGCATGTTTTTTCAATTAAAGGCTGCACACAAATATTTGGTCTCGATTATGGTGACACTTTTTCTCTGATGGCCAAGATTAGTCCATTTCGTCTCTTTCTGGCGATGGTTGCATTTCATCATTGGTTGCTTCATTAGTTGAACATTAAAAATTCTTTTTTAGACAGAGTGTTAGAGGGGGAAGTTTATATGGCCCAACCTCCATATTTTACTATTCCTAGAAATTCTAGACTTGTTTGTCTCTCTTGATGGGCTGAAACAGTCCCCACATGCTTTGTTTGGTCCCTTCAACTCTtccttgatacattttagtatgACTAGATGTAAAATAAATCACTTTGTTTTCTTCCTCCATTCGTTGGTGTATCTTtctttgtctctatgttgatgatattgttaTCATTGGACACGACCGAGATGGTATCCAACGACTTAAAactcatattttcaaaaatatgtaaCAAAAGAATTGAGTCCACTCAAGTACTTCTTAGGAATTGAAGTTGCCCAATCCTCATCGAGAATTACAATTAACCAATGGAAGTACGCATAAGATATCCTAAGTGAAACGAGTATGCTTTATTGTTGTCTTATTGATACTTCTATGGATCCCAACACCAAGCTCCTTCCTGAACAGGTGGGTCCGTTAAAAGATCTGGCAAGATATTAACGTTTTGTGGGTAGACTCAATCATCATACAGTCACCAGACCTGATATTACATTTGCAGTGAGTATTGTGAGCCAATTTTTCTTTTGATGGTCCTTGGGACATAGTTATTCGTATTCTTAAATATATAAAGAGTGAACCAGGAAAAAGACAACTATATGAAAATAAGGGTGTTTATAAAATCACTTGTTACTCAGATGTCGACTGGGCCAAATCACTGTTGAGTAGGAGATCCACTTCAAGATATTattgtggaaccttgttttgtaGGTAATATATCTTTAACCAAggtatcttcttttgatgatgacaactatggTGACAATTATGGTAACAACTATGGTGACAACTATGATGACGATTGTATAGAAAAATTATAAAGACATCTATAAGGTCAGCCATAAAAGAACTATTGATAACTCAAGCATAGTTCCTGAGCAAATAAAGATGTAAACCCAAGGAAAGTGGTTTGATGAACTTGACtatttaaagaagaagaagaagaagaagaagaagaagaagaagaagaaaaataaggaaAACAACGAGCATATATCTaaagcctcaagagatctcaagcAGTGTCAAAAAATAGAAGATAATATATGGCAAAGGGCTTGAAGAAGGAGTCAATCTCCTAAAATAGTAAGTGAGTGACCTTTTGTAAAAGCAAAGGGCTTTTTCGTAAAAGTATATGACTATAATCACACACACTAAAACCTTTTTTAAATACCTTAACTAAGAGAAACTATTTTCAAAAGTGCCTTAAAGTTGTGCCAGATGACTTAGGAGCAGTGAAAATAACTAGAGAGAAATATTTGACCAATCTAATCGATTTGATCACATCAAATGTAAGCCCCAAGCTATTTAGACAGCGCCTCAAAGATGTGTAACAACTAGAAATCTCTTCTTTCCTATTAAATCACGAACAACGACTATTTTAATGATATGATCGATTATACCAAAGTATCAATCGATTAGACAACAGTCAAACTAATTAAAGGAGAATGTCATTTTGGGTATtcctcttgcctataaatagaggcctcatttttcatttcaaatcattcagAAACATGTTTTGACACTTCCATTTCTCACACTCtctctaaagttttatttaaacTTTCTCTTACTAGATGTTATAGCCAAATCCTTTTCTGAGGAAATTCATTTGTGAGTGAGGATATCAACTTAATTCTAGAAGGGTATGGTTGTAAAATTCACCAAGAAAATGTTATTTATACACCTTAGTTGAATATTGTCCATTTATGGATAAAATATGAGGTTAGAAACTAAAATTGATAAAAGATTTGGTTAGGAATTGTGTGATcaattcctatatatatatatatatatatatatatatatatatatatatatatatatatatatatatatatatatatatatatatatatatatatatatatatatatatatatatatatatatatatatatatatatatatatatatatatatatatatatatatatatatatatagagagagagagagagagagagagggggggggggAGGGTTATTCTTACTCAAAAAGTAAATTATTAACACTTACTCTAAATGGTTAAAAGTAATAAGTAATAGCCATAAATGTTGGTTTGTGATGTGTTTTTTTATAGCCATAAATGGAccataaattttaaataactttATAGCCATAAATATTGGTTTGTgatgtgttttttttattttgtggggtgattttcacgtcactaatgagctttttttgtagtgttggttgttgtttttaacgtgatattaattaatttttttgtttgttgaaCTTTATATTTTCCATGATATCTTTTCATAGTTAATATTCCTAAAAATATATGGTATAATTTagcataaaaaattaatttataaattatatattgatAGAGACGTAGCTAAAAGGAAAGAATAATTtagaattcaaaatttaaattttgaaataaataactataaattgattttttatatttgttattagTCCAATTATATTGATAGAGACGTGACTAAATATTGATAGCATAATGTTAAATTGAtggtttttcttttataaattgtAACGTCATTTAaattgataatttttattttagatgtCCTTTCTTTCCATATAAGTTTTTAtgcataataatttatatttataatataaattaatttattatataatttataactttttaaataaataaattaaataatttatgatCATTATAACACTTTAATTTGAATGTtatccaaaatatttttataacattattattatatacaaaaataagttcataatttataatttttttatccaaaaaaaattcattattgatcgaaatatttttataacattattattatatactaaaataaattcattattgatctaaaaattactatcaaatggaaaataattttttccTAATTTATTTTAGGATTTATTATGTATTATATTTTTTCTGTGATCAATGTGTATTAATAATTAgtgaatattaattaataaaattcaattagataatataattttatccATACAACAACTATTcttacatattattattattattaataaaatttatttaaaaaatcaaactcaaagggaagagatttaaaaaataaaatagatattctATGGTGTGCTCGTGAAGAGTGTCACTCCAACTTTTAACATGTCTTTTGAGTTCTCTATACATAGAGCATAGTgaaatattgaatttttatttaaagttaaaatatatctattcaaTTTTGCATAAAGAACATGAATAGACTTTAATTAGTACAATAAAGAGAAATGTAAGTAATAGATATTAGAATAgattaacaataataaaatataatagtgtaaccaaaaaaaaaatataatagttaggaattaaaaaattaaaaaatcaaataaaaattaaagattattaattataataatattattattaatagtagtttttaaaataatactttttctttatgatatttaatgattattacattttaaaaaatgaattataaaatactttttttaacATAAGAATTTTTATCCCGTGCCTCGTACGGGTAGACAAACtagtgtgtgtctatatatatatatatatatatatatatatatatatatatatatatatatatatatatatatatatatatatatatatatatattattcattattttattaaccaaggaatgattatgaaatatatatatatatatatatatatatatatatatatattattttatttaatttatatatataatattattaatagtatTCATTATTTTATacacaataaatatatatatatatatatatatatatatatatatatatatattataacaatCATCCCttgattaataaaataatgaataatatatatatatatatatatatatatatatatatatatatatatatatatatatatatatatatatatatatatgtttgcaatgAAGAAGACATTAATGGTtatgactatatatatatatatatatatatatatatatatatatatatatatatatatatatatatatatatatatatattcattgcaaacatatatatatatatatatatatatatatatatatatatatatatatatatatatatatatatatatgtttgcaatgaatatatatatatatatatatatatatatatatatatatatatatatatatatatatatatatatattgttcattatatatatatatatatatatatatatatatatatatataatgaataatatatctattatatatatatatatatatatatatatatatatatatatatatatatatatatatatatatatatatatatatgtataatgaataatatatatattatatatatatatatatatatatatatatatatatatatatatatatatatatatatatatatatatatatatatatatattcattgcaaacatatatatatatatatatatatagtcataACCATTAATGTCTTCTTCATTGcaaacacacacatatatatatatatatatatatatatatatatatatatatatatatatatatatatatatatatatatatatatatatatatatatatatatatatatatatatttcataggCCCCCGTTAGTTGGCTTCACATATTCTCACTTCTAGTTAGATTTATAAGAACTAGtaattattactccctccgttcttttttaagttttataatttaatgttataattggtcatttatacccttattttctcaataattccacctcaaattttttaattagttattggaaaaatagagtgtatgattgaatttatttggaaagagaaaaataaataaggatataatagaaaaagtaactctaataattcactatcttggttgaagagcttatTGCAAAAACGAcatataaaaaggaacggagggagtagttattttgaagtttgaacTACTTAACTTTTGAGTTTTAagtcaatttttatttatgtttttatcaTTATGCAACATTGTTTAGTTATTTGAACTTGAGATTTTCAGTATAATGtcaatcaattttttaaatattttttatgtagcTTTTATTTGTGTGtagcatattttattttatatataaaggttaaatatatttttacttcttataaatatcttaaattttatttttattccctattgaaaaatgatttttttttcttacaAAATTTTATGTATGCAGTTTTAGttcctattattttttaaaattatttaattaccctttaaattttaaatttttatatatatttttcatacaTATTTAGAATACAGTAAATTGTTTACttaccaaattttagaattttataatataaaaagaattaaatatgaatttttaaaatttcaaaagataacgataaaagtaatgaaaaacttgacttagaaatcaaattttgagtttctttttttaaggaactttttataatattttaaacataaCTGCAAAATAATCAAATACATATTAGTATAACAGtaaggactaaaactacgtgcataataattttgtagggaccaaaacatACCCgttttttatagggaccaaaagcaaattttagtaatttatagggaccaaaagcaTAGTTAACCCTAtatatcattatttattttaaccaCTTTGCAGCTTCCTCTATTTTCTCGTTACGTTATTCGATATTCCTCATATCAGTTTTTCCGCAATCAAATATTTTGCCCAATCCACTATTAACAAGACTGATACCTGAGACTCCAACTAGAGCACAATGCAAGAACTCATTGTACTCTCcttgtgtaacaccccacttccccgttagataattataattaacaaaaataatatttttacaaaataatCAGAGTTACACAAATAGGAATGTCTCATCCCGTAAAACCTCATGAAGTATCAAGTCACTTCATCCTTTATTTCTCCATAATTTTAATCAAATAGCGGAAactcaaaattaaattatttcagTGGCTCCATGGCCTAAACAAAATAAACTCCACCAACTCGTGGCTTAAcataaatcaaacaaaaaaagatacgtaagaatgaaacaaacaaaaaaacgcAAATAAAACAATCTCATGTTTTCCCGTGTTACATAttagagcgactcctaagactcgaccGAGCAACACAAGCTCCATGCTTACTCATGTACCTGGATTATTTGTTCTTCCGAAGAAGCACAACACaacaacagaaaaggggtgagaatcTCATTCAAATAACTATTGGTTAATATCACATGCTAAGAAGTAGTATTCACAAAACAACACAACAGTCAAGTACACGGTTATCTCGCACAATAATATTCCATGCATTCACTATGCACAATTTACAATTCAATCATGTATGCAAAGTGATTCACTCATCACGATACTATGCATGAGGTACCATCACAAATAATACTCAAACACACAAGAATATTACCTGATTCAaaatatcacaattcaccacaaaataattgTAGAATCATTAATTAAATATCACAAGTTCATCACACGTTTGTACGAGTCAATTTCGTACTCAATTCACATACTCACCATAGTTCACAATTACGGTAACATCCATGAACGCGTCGAAGCATTGGAATTTCgatatgaaaataattttaaataaaaatatgttaaatcAGCTTTCCAACGATTCTAACGGCACGTCATTCGAACATTCACAACTTaggttatgaattttcaaagtttcacAAAAATACGAATACCGACATCATACGACAACATATACTGACAACACAAAACCTCATTACACACCCATTAAATTTAATTCCAGAAACTTGAAATCATTTTTACAAAAAATACATTGTATTAGTTTTCCACAGGCTCAAACGGCGCGTCAATCGGACtcacagatcaaaagttatgaattttcgaagtttagAAAAATCTGCCAACacagtgatgtaacgggttacatcattcatgtaaccggttacatcagttcCAGAAGTAAAAATACCCCATTTTTCttcgatgtaaccggttacctcaatcatgtaaccggttacatcacccaaAATAGCCCAAAAGCATGTTTTCAATGTAAccgctgtcgcacgctcgcgaaaatgaacagagtcgccaccaatatatttatcccaaagagggaaaggaatatcaggaaacctaaggtgaaggaacagggtcttgcgaccagagaatcaaggtacgggagtcggttacgcaaggggaaggtactagcacccctcacgcccatcgtactcgatggtatccacctatgtttgttgctatctaaagggtgtataagtctaaagcttaattactaggggaatgcatgcaaatgaaagaaaaagaaacacggggaaaataaggtttataaataattgtgctcgcttaggccccgcgacccaatgcctacgtatccttttcaggaatcagagcgccgtagttcgaccctttagtttttgtttgtttttgtgttttttagatgaacagttacattcgcactccgctgctcgacctctggagtcttaagctgggaatggagcggaaataacgtgtccgattaggagaaagaatgccctgaaggcaagagaaagaatgcctcggaggcaagagagaaaagagagaaaattggtttgtgtcttttaggtgtaattccatgatggacgaaaacccactacaaggcttcgcatcacttccttactttgtttaagtctgagcctttattagatattttgaaatgtttttggttgggtgtcttttaagggaaattaatttgtgacttgaatcatgccataaaaaaggagtttttttgaatatttagagaatgcacatcgaggcctacgccacaatcgtttctctaaatgaaatacagtttttgaatatttagagaatgcacatcgaggcctacgccacaatcgtttctctaaatgaaatacaatttttgaatatttagagaatgcacatcgaggcctacgccacaatcgtttctctaaataacggttaagaaatacaccgaggcctacgcctcaatcatttctcttccgctaagtgggaaagaacatacatcggggcctacgccccaatcatttctttcacactaaaaaaaaggcattagcatgattcgcgtcgtcctttattaatgttttaaagttgaaaagaaaaagaaaactagcctaaaatgatcaactagcctaatgttatgattatacctaGATGTTAGGATTAAATGAACGAAATTacaagcataagcggagatcgagAATACAAGTAAAATGATACC
The Vicia villosa cultivar HV-30 ecotype Madison, WI linkage group LG6, Vvil1.0, whole genome shotgun sequence genome window above contains:
- the LOC131612240 gene encoding protein DETOXIFICATION 14-like isoform X2, with product MAGGLETLCGQAYGAEQFEKFGIYTHTAIISLTMVCAPITIIWIFMDKVLILIGQDITISHEARTYALWLIPALFASAILKPLTRFFQTQSLIFPMIISSFLVLCFHVVTCWTLVFKLGLGHIGTAISVSLGTWLNVLILLSFAKYSHACEKTRVSFSTKAFLGIREFFGLAVPSAAMVCLKWWACELLVLLAGLFQDPKLETSVLSICLTISTLHFTISYGLGAATSTRVSNELGAGNPKAVRFSVCTAMVLAITEALIITAILLGCKHILGYAYTNDSMVVHYVAAMTPLLCASIFTDSLQAVLSGVARGSGWQHVGAYVNLGAFYLVGIPVGVVLGFVVHFRAKGLWIGIVAGSIVQTVFLFIITALTNWKKQAIMARERIFDDTSSDESITDNKTSV
- the LOC131612240 gene encoding protein DETOXIFICATION 14-like isoform X1, which translates into the protein MIMKDSMEEGSNNMWEWRKTRTTLMAELKKMSSIAGPMVATTVLQYLLQVVSVMMVGHLDQLSLSSVAIATSLTNVSGFSILSGMAGGLETLCGQAYGAEQFEKFGIYTHTAIISLTMVCAPITIIWIFMDKVLILIGQDITISHEARTYALWLIPALFASAILKPLTRFFQTQSLIFPMIISSFLVLCFHVVTCWTLVFKLGLGHIGTAISVSLGTWLNVLILLSFAKYSHACEKTRVSFSTKAFLGIREFFGLAVPSAAMVCLKWWACELLVLLAGLFQDPKLETSVLSICLTISTLHFTISYGLGAATSTRVSNELGAGNPKAVRFSVCTAMVLAITEALIITAILLGCKHILGYAYTNDSMVVHYVAAMTPLLCASIFTDSLQAVLSGVARGSGWQHVGAYVNLGAFYLVGIPVGVVLGFVVHFRAKGLWIGIVAGSIVQTVFLFIITALTNWKKQAIMARERIFDDTSSDESITDNKTSV